In the Solibacillus sp. FSL K6-1523 genome, one interval contains:
- a CDS encoding YobI family P-loop NTPase, with the protein MSEAKFESLVPNETLDDKKQIYIDALTWAINDQRNKNIAITGSYGAGKSSIINTFVKETNIEEQTVKISIATFEKEAYEDHDKDGGKVVLENILEQQILQQLFYNISPNIIPLSRFTNLKEIDSYKALSGIGYFLFIIMVSYVLIKINFFEQTLGIYSSGNITNTILITLLCIALFIMYTYAIYYIGLFIQKLGLTKFGFGTTSIEVVTKDNNTVFNRYLEEIIYLFQKAKYKYVIFEDLDRFENIIIYERLKSLNFILNSTEQLKNQHIIFIYALKDDLFINNDDSHEIYNRTKFFDFIVPTIKVAHSSNAEGILMKNLEGEIEKGLTKETIKELSFYINDMRILKNICNEYIIYKSALKANGVTPDKIFAFVVYKNIYPWDYSELLNSKGELYELINIKSKAIKYYEEKITSIEAKIEEGKLAQNYSKDEVEILFYTKKYKSRQRYVMEYILKVNFEGQEISFNKGDHSNFQLDVFTGLFEWCLKNAKEDTTLLLYDYNRYLGNCLVNDFFTVDGINYLLKYKAIANIKSDSLLLNKKKFFEQKLTNLKNKSLQFNIDKGILKVIFGKVYSNGDLLYFLISNGYIDESYADYLSYFEEGSLSQNDNKFIRLIRNNDAPITTLNLTNISEIVSRIKNEDLSSNAILNFNFWEYLIENEDLKLNLSLNTIFNSVEGIQFYLALVKHLTIQRLELLSLLFNKIIVNGHFLIKSISEVTDREAFNEYIECIVKHLIDVNQLASEDKSALINSLEAGDLERIINECGLSNVEKIAEKLDLKFDDLQSANLVKGTKLHSNCNFKITKNNIQLLFETISFSTCLSDEVVGEYLETNKSAFIENVILELNNINDDQNIVVQQLNDEELADDLKEKLIRKLNFQFEKIDRIGNIITIVKYNKFKWTLENYSVLFNRADYKEGKIDLSELVYDIENQQALFDSIQSRGRQSSVLIDKIFNEILLNSNYNVDLFSELLANMYNLKLEPDNITNTTLAKIDLIIEKRVLFWENDVYQKLIELNDEATLLAHVYLNISIEDAEITEGGHPLANDIIALIDEHLIKWNQEFLMNINNNVKLSYDNKVDYIYSIIGDIPDEFFLEEIGNEIPISVSLIKLIENLKIKVPYILKCLEEYAVEEVIAKVDFWSYNIFEALKDLAVDNARSYFVSYQSNIDYKKITQNDLECLLVKELYDQLNVDVIIEIYNQNNMLPIVEFRNWLLTIGLREHILKLSNGPKIIKSMKKDENIARVLLAYLQEKQLSKMEVYDLLSELRSPFNEIKLKNGHGKKFKRGVDMLSLIKYFYEREIISKFELDEVNGLILVNNKRVNK; encoded by the coding sequence ATGTCTGAAGCAAAATTTGAAAGTTTGGTACCAAATGAAACACTAGATGATAAAAAACAGATTTATATTGATGCGTTGACGTGGGCAATAAATGATCAAAGAAATAAAAATATTGCTATAACTGGATCATATGGTGCAGGGAAGAGTAGTATAATTAATACTTTTGTAAAAGAAACAAACATTGAAGAACAGACTGTAAAGATATCAATAGCAACTTTTGAAAAAGAAGCCTATGAAGATCATGATAAAGACGGTGGCAAAGTTGTATTGGAAAATATTTTAGAACAACAAATACTGCAGCAACTCTTCTATAATATTTCGCCAAATATAATTCCGCTTTCTAGATTTACAAATTTAAAAGAAATAGATAGTTACAAAGCTTTATCAGGTATTGGTTATTTTTTATTTATCATAATGGTTTCATATGTTTTAATCAAAATTAACTTTTTTGAACAAACATTGGGTATATATAGTTCAGGAAACATAACAAATACAATATTAATCACTTTATTATGTATTGCCTTATTTATAATGTATACATATGCCATCTATTATATAGGGCTTTTTATTCAAAAATTAGGTTTAACCAAATTTGGATTTGGAACTACCTCAATAGAAGTAGTGACAAAAGATAATAATACAGTTTTTAATAGATATTTAGAAGAAATTATCTATCTATTTCAAAAGGCTAAATATAAATATGTAATATTTGAAGACTTAGATAGATTTGAAAATATAATTATTTATGAACGTTTAAAAAGCTTGAATTTTATATTGAATTCCACGGAACAATTAAAAAACCAACATATTATATTTATTTACGCGTTAAAAGATGACCTATTTATTAACAATGATGATAGCCATGAAATATATAATCGGACAAAATTCTTTGATTTTATTGTCCCTACAATAAAAGTCGCTCATAGCTCCAATGCTGAGGGGATTTTGATGAAAAACTTGGAGGGTGAGATTGAAAAAGGTCTAACTAAAGAAACAATTAAAGAATTATCATTTTATATAAATGATATGCGGATTTTAAAAAATATTTGCAATGAATATATAATTTATAAGAGTGCATTAAAAGCCAATGGCGTAACACCGGATAAAATCTTTGCTTTTGTTGTATATAAAAATATTTATCCTTGGGATTATTCTGAGCTATTGAACTCTAAAGGCGAGCTTTATGAACTAATTAATATAAAAAGTAAAGCAATTAAATATTATGAAGAAAAAATTACATCTATTGAAGCTAAGATTGAAGAAGGGAAATTAGCGCAGAATTATAGTAAAGATGAAGTTGAAATATTATTTTATACTAAAAAATATAAATCGAGACAACGCTATGTAATGGAATATATATTAAAGGTTAATTTTGAGGGGCAAGAAATTTCGTTTAATAAAGGAGATCATAGTAATTTTCAGTTGGATGTTTTTACGGGGTTATTTGAATGGTGTTTAAAGAATGCAAAAGAGGATACAACTTTATTGCTATACGATTATAATAGGTATTTAGGGAATTGTCTGGTGAATGACTTTTTTACAGTTGATGGAATAAATTATTTATTAAAGTATAAAGCCATAGCAAATATAAAATCTGATAGTCTCTTATTAAACAAAAAGAAGTTCTTTGAACAAAAATTAACTAATCTTAAAAATAAATCTCTACAATTTAATATTGACAAAGGTATTTTAAAAGTGATTTTTGGTAAGGTTTATTCCAATGGGGATTTATTGTATTTTTTAATTTCTAATGGTTATATAGATGAATCGTATGCTGACTATTTGTCGTATTTTGAAGAAGGTTCTCTTTCTCAAAATGATAACAAGTTTATTAGATTAATAAGAAATAATGATGCCCCCATAACAACTTTAAACTTAACTAATATATCAGAAATTGTAAGTCGGATTAAAAATGAGGATTTGAGTTCTAATGCCATTCTTAATTTTAATTTTTGGGAGTACCTTATTGAAAATGAAGATTTAAAATTAAATTTAAGCTTGAATACGATATTTAATAGTGTTGAAGGAATCCAATTTTATTTAGCATTAGTAAAACACTTAACTATTCAAAGGTTGGAATTGTTGAGTCTATTATTTAATAAAATTATAGTTAACGGGCATTTTCTAATAAAGAGCATATCTGAGGTTACGGATAGAGAAGCTTTTAATGAGTATATTGAATGTATAGTTAAACATCTTATTGATGTAAATCAGTTGGCTAGTGAGGATAAATCAGCTCTAATTAATTCCTTAGAGGCTGGTGATTTAGAGCGAATTATTAATGAATGTGGATTATCAAATGTAGAAAAAATAGCAGAGAAGCTGGATTTGAAGTTTGACGATCTTCAAAGTGCAAACTTGGTTAAAGGGACAAAATTACACTCAAATTGCAATTTTAAGATAACCAAAAATAATATACAATTACTTTTTGAAACGATAAGTTTTTCAACTTGTTTAAGTGATGAAGTAGTTGGCGAATATTTAGAGACTAATAAAAGTGCATTTATAGAAAATGTAATTTTAGAATTGAATAATATTAATGATGATCAAAACATCGTTGTTCAACAGTTAAACGATGAAGAATTAGCGGATGATTTAAAAGAAAAATTAATCAGAAAACTAAATTTCCAGTTCGAAAAGATTGATAGAATCGGAAATATTATCACTATTGTAAAGTATAATAAGTTCAAATGGACGTTAGAAAATTATAGTGTGTTATTTAATCGTGCTGATTATAAAGAAGGGAAAATAGATTTAAGTGAATTAGTTTATGATATTGAAAATCAACAAGCATTATTTGATTCTATTCAGTCTAGAGGTCGGCAATCTAGTGTTTTAATAGATAAAATATTTAATGAAATTTTATTAAATTCTAATTATAATGTGGATCTATTTTCGGAACTATTGGCAAATATGTATAACTTAAAGTTAGAGCCTGATAATATTACAAATACTACGTTAGCAAAAATAGACTTAATAATTGAAAAAAGAGTACTTTTTTGGGAGAATGATGTTTATCAAAAGTTGATTGAACTTAATGATGAAGCAACTTTATTAGCTCATGTATATTTAAATATCAGTATAGAGGATGCAGAGATTACTGAAGGGGGGCATCCTTTAGCAAATGATATTATAGCATTAATTGATGAACATTTAATAAAATGGAATCAAGAATTTTTAATGAATATTAATAATAATGTTAAACTCAGCTATGATAACAAAGTAGATTATATATATTCAATTATAGGAGATATTCCAGATGAATTTTTCCTTGAAGAAATCGGTAACGAAATCCCTATTTCAGTTAGTCTGATAAAACTGATAGAAAATCTAAAAATAAAAGTTCCATATATATTAAAATGCTTAGAGGAATATGCAGTCGAAGAAGTAATAGCTAAGGTGGATTTTTGGTCTTATAATATTTTCGAAGCGTTGAAAGACCTTGCAGTGGATAATGCTAGAAGTTATTTTGTAAGCTATCAATCTAATATAGATTATAAAAAGATTACTCAGAATGATTTAGAATGTTTATTAGTTAAAGAATTATACGATCAATTAAATGTTGATGTGATTATTGAAATATATAATCAAAATAATATGCTTCCGATTGTGGAGTTCCGAAATTGGCTATTAACTATAGGTTTAAGAGAGCATATTTTAAAGTTGTCTAATGGGCCAAAGATTATAAAGTCAATGAAAAAAGATGAAAATATAGCGAGAGTTTTACTAGCTTATCTTCAGGAAAAGCAACTTTCAAAAATGGAAGTATATGATTTACTTAGTGAATTAAGAAGTCCGTTTAATGAAATTAAATTAAAAAATGGACATGGGAAAAAGTTCAAACGTGGAGTCGATATGTTAAGCCTAATTAAATATTTTTATGAGAGAGAAATAATTTCTAAATTCGAACTTGATGAAGTTAATGGGTTAATATTGGTGAACAATAAGAGGGTAAATAAATAA
- a CDS encoding tyrosine-type recombinase/integrase, protein MANMSEKKGMLIDVQPLKTKKEINDLIEALGMSQNGLRDQLLFKLGVSTGLRCGDLVALKIEQVKGKSNFKIREGKTKKERTVYLNNLMADIADYIETLPKEAVYLFTSRKGDNPITTTQAYRIIAKAGDMIGNESIGTHTMRKTFGYTYYQATKDVATLMEIFNHSSQKTTLRYIGITEEAIEDSIKGISFF, encoded by the coding sequence ATGGCAAATATGAGCGAGAAAAAAGGTATGTTGATTGATGTACAACCACTAAAAACTAAAAAAGAAATAAATGATTTAATAGAAGCACTTGGAATGTCACAAAATGGATTGCGCGACCAATTATTATTTAAGTTAGGTGTTTCAACTGGTTTACGATGTGGCGATTTAGTGGCTCTAAAAATTGAGCAAGTAAAAGGGAAGTCGAATTTTAAAATTCGCGAAGGAAAAACCAAGAAAGAAAGAACGGTTTACTTAAATAACTTAATGGCTGATATTGCGGATTATATTGAAACGCTGCCAAAAGAAGCGGTTTATTTATTCACTAGCCGAAAAGGCGATAATCCTATTACAACAACGCAAGCGTACCGAATTATTGCAAAAGCTGGTGATATGATAGGTAATGAATCAATCGGTACACATACAATGCGCAAAACATTTGGTTACACGTATTACCAAGCAACGAAAGATGTTGCTACATTAATGGAAATCTTTAATCATTCATCGCAAAAAACAACGTTACGTTATATTGGTATTACGGAAGAAGCGATTGAGGATAGTATTAAGGGGATTTCGTTTTTTTAA
- a CDS encoding reverse transcriptase domain-containing protein — protein MNHSNGPQQLHNLSSSSVIKWGKYKTKGYLHFDERIHIGHMKANLLNEDWIASYAFLPFIHFEMDFKRYVTIKEIDEQGQVTKRKERGKPKSRKIFYAAHKDGYIYKYYGDLLNNAYNIYASENNIDDNVVAYRNNKLGKNNIDFAFEVFEHLFKFENAVVISSDFTNYFNNISHKTLKQNIRRVLGVENLKLDWYQVFKNLTQFTYVNREDIDMFLEAKHGRTFNKKIKTYQINRIMTSSEFREFKNGKLEPNPNPKSYGIPQGSSMSAVCSNVHLIDFDKEISEWCKQKSTNAMYRRYCDDLIVIIPIENQNTDEFAIIRNELFGIIDKYKSDGLVVQPEKTEIRLWNGEKILDEQLQPSKLDYLGFVTDGQMIQLREKSLFNYYTRAYRKAKTVKRIEYATERSGPKRSLYDLYTHLGFDYKKRGNFVTYAYRAHKKMCRLPVKSLIKKQVKRHWGRIQRRLI, from the coding sequence ATGAACCATAGTAATGGACCACAACAATTACATAACCTCTCTAGCTCTTCTGTTATAAAATGGGGGAAGTACAAGACTAAAGGTTATTTGCATTTTGATGAACGAATACATATAGGGCATATGAAAGCAAATCTCTTGAATGAAGATTGGATAGCTTCGTATGCTTTTTTACCATTTATACATTTTGAAATGGATTTTAAAAGATATGTAACGATCAAAGAAATCGATGAGCAGGGGCAAGTAACTAAAAGAAAAGAACGAGGGAAACCTAAAAGTCGTAAAATATTTTATGCTGCCCATAAGGATGGCTACATTTATAAATATTACGGCGACTTATTAAACAATGCTTACAATATCTATGCATCTGAAAATAATATTGATGATAATGTCGTAGCATATAGAAATAATAAACTTGGAAAAAATAATATCGATTTTGCATTCGAGGTATTCGAACATCTATTTAAATTTGAAAATGCTGTGGTCATTTCGAGTGATTTTACTAATTATTTCAATAATATTTCACATAAAACATTGAAGCAGAATATAAGAAGGGTTTTAGGTGTAGAAAACTTAAAACTAGATTGGTATCAAGTGTTTAAGAACCTCACACAATTTACTTATGTAAATAGGGAAGATATTGATATGTTTTTAGAAGCGAAGCATGGAAGAACATTTAATAAAAAAATCAAGACATATCAAATTAATCGAATTATGACTTCAAGTGAATTTAGGGAGTTTAAAAATGGGAAATTAGAACCGAATCCTAATCCCAAATCTTATGGAATACCACAAGGGTCAAGCATGAGCGCAGTTTGCTCTAATGTCCATTTAATTGATTTTGATAAAGAAATAAGTGAGTGGTGCAAGCAAAAGTCTACTAATGCGATGTATAGAAGGTATTGTGATGATTTAATTGTAATTATACCTATTGAAAACCAAAATACAGATGAATTCGCTATAATACGAAATGAATTATTTGGAATCATTGATAAATATAAAAGTGACGGTTTAGTTGTGCAACCAGAAAAAACAGAAATACGGTTGTGGAATGGGGAAAAAATACTTGATGAGCAGCTACAGCCATCTAAATTAGATTACCTAGGATTTGTGACCGATGGGCAGATGATTCAATTGAGAGAAAAAAGTCTGTTTAATTATTATACCAGAGCATATCGCAAAGCTAAAACAGTAAAACGTATTGAATATGCTACAGAACGGTCAGGACCGAAAAGGTCATTATATGATTTATACACTCATCTGGGGTTCGATTACAAAAAGCGTGGGAACTTTGTTACCTATGCTTATAGAGCGCATAAGAAGATGTGTCGATTACCGGTGAAGAGCCTGATTAAGAAGCAGGTTAAGAGGCATTGGGGGAGGATACAAAGAAGATTAATTTAA
- a CDS encoding helix-turn-helix domain-containing protein, translating into MNFVDCPIYEKIFQEQVHLTIHQYINKRRTEQAVQLLEETQLDVKEVGSVVGINGYFEFAQIFEEQMGVSPSKYRNQICNGKVNN; encoded by the coding sequence ATGAATTTTGTGGATTGTCCTATTTATGAAAAGATTTTTCAAGAACAAGTCCATTTAACAATACATCAATACATCAATAAACGACGGACGGAGCAAGCAGTACAATTGTTAGAAGAAACACAATTAGATGTAAAGGAAGTGGGATCGGTTGTTGGTATTAACGGCTATTTCGAATTTGCACAGATTTTCGAAGAGCAAATGGGTGTCAGTCCTAGTAAATACCGAAATCAAATTTGCAATGGAAAAGTTAATAATTAA
- a CDS encoding DUF2075 domain-containing protein produces MIIYESTTSGFLDDVANEVIVDRLYNVYQQKIGRTSKSEIRSWDNSLQRMSNVLRDRDIPKDAAVAIEFKIPNTGKRVDFIIAGHDGEHDHAVIVELKQWETVQKNDRMDAVVVETYIGGAQRHTTHPSYQAWSYVSLIEDFNQDVREIPIKLKPCAYLHNYLIQENDPLTDIHYKEHIEKAPVFRKGEMEKLRSYIKQFVKYGDKNNIIYKIDSGRIKPSKSLQDSMASMLQGNPEFIMIDDQKIVYEQILHFAKTCIEKNEKGVFIVQGGPGTGKSVLAINLLVQMIQEDYFAMYVTKNSAPRDVYATKLKGTMKKKSIDNLFKGSGSFHSTDQNEFDVLIVDEAHRLNEKSGLFSNLGENQVKELMNSAKFSVFFIDEAQRVTLKDIGSVKMIERFAEELDVKIFEGELASQFRCDGSDGYIAWLDDILEIRETANENDLGMDYDFQVIDDPNTLLEMIVDKNRLNNKARIVAGYCWDWITEGKNNRDVHDIVIPEHNFSISWNLGNDIWALSDESVYEAGCIHTCQGLEFDYIGVIIGDDLRFEDGKVVTDYTKRAKTDQSIKGIKKKMKEQPEIASREVDAIIRNTYRTLMTRGQKGCYVYCTDTALAEYLKERMIRVYVEQMEVKRMLVAEEKVKYGTD; encoded by the coding sequence ATGATTATTTATGAATCAACTACATCTGGTTTTTTAGATGATGTGGCAAACGAAGTCATTGTTGACCGTTTATATAATGTCTATCAGCAAAAAATTGGGCGCACTTCTAAAAGTGAAATTCGCTCCTGGGATAATTCATTACAACGAATGTCGAATGTACTCCGTGACCGTGATATACCGAAGGACGCTGCTGTTGCGATTGAATTTAAAATACCGAATACAGGTAAACGTGTAGATTTTATTATTGCTGGACATGATGGTGAGCATGATCATGCGGTCATAGTAGAATTAAAGCAATGGGAAACCGTACAAAAAAATGACCGTATGGATGCCGTCGTAGTGGAAACTTATATAGGTGGCGCACAACGACATACAACTCACCCATCTTATCAAGCTTGGAGCTATGTCAGCCTTATCGAAGACTTTAATCAAGATGTACGTGAAATCCCAATTAAACTTAAGCCATGTGCCTATTTACATAACTACCTAATTCAAGAAAACGACCCTTTAACAGACATACACTATAAAGAACATATTGAAAAAGCACCGGTATTTCGTAAAGGTGAAATGGAAAAATTACGCTCGTATATTAAACAATTTGTTAAATATGGTGACAAAAATAATATTATATACAAAATTGACAGTGGTCGTATCAAGCCTTCAAAGTCCCTGCAAGATAGCATGGCAAGTATGCTGCAAGGTAACCCTGAATTTATCATGATTGATGACCAAAAAATCGTCTATGAACAAATTTTACATTTCGCTAAAACATGTATAGAAAAAAATGAAAAAGGTGTGTTTATTGTACAAGGTGGCCCTGGTACTGGAAAATCGGTATTGGCTATCAACCTCTTAGTCCAAATGATTCAAGAAGATTACTTTGCCATGTACGTAACGAAAAATAGTGCCCCACGCGACGTGTATGCCACAAAGCTAAAAGGAACTATGAAAAAGAAAAGTATCGACAATCTTTTTAAAGGTTCAGGAAGTTTCCATTCTACTGATCAAAATGAATTTGATGTACTCATTGTAGATGAGGCACACCGCTTAAATGAAAAGTCAGGCCTATTTAGTAATCTAGGGGAAAATCAAGTGAAGGAACTAATGAATAGTGCCAAATTCAGTGTATTCTTTATCGATGAAGCTCAACGTGTCACGTTAAAGGATATTGGAAGTGTCAAAATGATTGAACGGTTTGCAGAGGAATTAGATGTAAAAATATTCGAAGGTGAATTAGCTTCTCAATTCCGCTGCGATGGTTCAGACGGCTATATCGCTTGGCTAGATGACATCCTAGAAATCCGCGAAACAGCAAATGAAAATGATTTAGGAATGGACTATGATTTCCAAGTTATAGATGATCCAAATACATTACTTGAAATGATTGTCGACAAAAACCGCCTAAATAACAAAGCTCGCATTGTAGCAGGCTATTGCTGGGACTGGATTACCGAAGGCAAAAACAATCGCGATGTACACGATATTGTTATTCCCGAGCACAACTTTTCAATCAGTTGGAACTTAGGTAACGACATATGGGCATTGAGTGATGAATCAGTTTATGAAGCTGGCTGTATCCATACTTGCCAAGGCTTAGAATTTGATTATATAGGCGTCATCATTGGTGATGATTTACGATTTGAAGATGGAAAAGTTGTAACGGATTACACGAAACGCGCCAAAACAGATCAATCGATTAAAGGAATAAAGAAGAAAATGAAAGAGCAGCCTGAAATTGCGAGTCGAGAAGTTGATGCCATTATTCGCAATACATACCGTACACTCATGACTCGTGGACAAAAGGGTTGCTATGTGTACTGTACAGATACAGCGCTAGCAGAGTATTTGAAAGAGCGAATGATAAGGGTTTATGTAGAGCAAATGGAAGTGAAAAGGATGTTAGTGGCTGAAGAAAAGGTTAAGTATGGAACTGATTAA
- the smpB gene encoding SsrA-binding protein SmpB translates to MAKGAGKVIAQNKKANHDYFIEDTIEAGMVLTGTEIKSVRASRVQLKDSYVRLRNGEAWIINMHISPFDQGNRFNHDPLRERKLLLHKKQIGQLVGAVKRDGYTIVPLKMYIKDGYAKLLIGTGKGKKDYDKRNDMRKKEAKRDMERVFKDRQR, encoded by the coding sequence ATGGCAAAAGGCGCAGGTAAAGTAATTGCACAAAACAAAAAAGCAAATCATGATTATTTCATAGAAGATACAATCGAGGCGGGTATGGTGCTGACTGGTACTGAAATTAAATCGGTTCGTGCAAGTAGAGTCCAGTTAAAGGATTCTTACGTGCGTCTACGAAATGGCGAAGCGTGGATTATTAATATGCATATCAGCCCTTTTGATCAAGGAAATCGTTTTAATCACGACCCACTTCGCGAACGTAAGCTGCTCTTACATAAAAAGCAAATTGGTCAACTAGTTGGCGCAGTAAAACGAGATGGCTATACGATTGTTCCATTAAAAATGTATATTAAAGATGGCTATGCCAAACTTCTCATCGGAACCGGTAAAGGTAAAAAGGATTACGATAAACGCAATGATATGCGTAAAAAAGAAGCAAAACGCGATATGGAACGCGTTTTCAAAGACCGTCAACGTTAA
- a CDS encoding tyrosine-type recombinase/integrase, whose translation MSNRKRKHGIFAVSGDVVELSSRKEEARRDCMLISAALVTIFNQMRIGGNRPRTIESYEYIIKQFVDVCQIDYVEEIDLDKLYHYLDVLKVKPATKLIRLKSIKAVLSKFYNNGWIKDRFWSNIQIKIDKEVKKGAKESDIDMLLQLIDQTTFIGFRDACAIKLMYKTGIRIRTLGELRERHIDLENLCLNLDGSTLKNHKFLKLPIDEEIADILKMLIKLNEGIRSYYGRDNKNVFITQNGAAMNSSKSSNCAISKQLNKYAKRFGLENINAHAIRRAYAKRLHDKGASIAIISKALGHSDLAVTTQYLDLDVEEVAKDLREFL comes from the coding sequence TTGTCTAATAGAAAACGAAAGCATGGTATTTTTGCTGTTAGTGGTGATGTGGTGGAGCTATCTAGTAGAAAAGAAGAAGCTCGTAGGGATTGTATGTTAATAAGCGCGGCACTTGTTACGATATTTAATCAAATGCGTATAGGTGGGAATAGACCGCGCACTATTGAGAGCTACGAATACATTATTAAACAATTTGTAGATGTTTGTCAGATTGACTATGTAGAGGAAATTGACCTAGATAAGCTATATCACTACCTTGATGTTCTAAAGGTAAAGCCTGCTACTAAGCTAATTCGCTTGAAATCAATTAAGGCTGTTCTAAGTAAGTTTTATAACAATGGTTGGATTAAAGACCGTTTTTGGAGCAACATTCAAATCAAGATTGATAAGGAAGTAAAGAAGGGAGCGAAGGAATCTGATATAGATATGCTACTTCAATTGATAGACCAAACAACGTTCATCGGTTTTAGGGATGCTTGTGCAATCAAGTTGATGTACAAGACAGGTATTCGTATTCGCACGTTAGGAGAGCTTCGAGAGCGTCATATTGACCTAGAGAATCTATGCCTGAATCTTGATGGCTCAACATTGAAGAACCACAAATTTTTAAAATTACCGATTGATGAAGAAATCGCAGATATATTGAAAATGTTGATTAAGCTAAATGAAGGGATACGAAGTTATTATGGTAGGGACAATAAAAATGTGTTTATTACACAAAATGGAGCAGCGATGAATTCGAGTAAATCATCAAATTGTGCTATCTCAAAGCAGTTAAACAAATATGCTAAGCGCTTTGGACTAGAAAACATTAATGCTCATGCCATTAGGAGAGCGTATGCTAAGAGATTACACGATAAGGGAGCGAGCATAGCTATCATTTCAAAAGCTCTCGGTCATAGTGATTTGGCTGTCACAACACAGTATTTGGATTTAGATGTTGAGGAAGTGGCGAAAGATTTGAGGGAGTTTCTATAA